The DNA sequence CAACATTTTGATAGGATTGTAGTAAACACGCCCTCTGTAATCTAAAACATTACTGTCTGAGTAATAGAATAGGTTGTCTAAAACGATAGCTACGTTGTCAAACTCCTGACCAATTATGCCATGAGACGTCTGACAGGTTGTGTTTGAGTACTGCTCATGATGTTCATTATGATACTGCGAAGGAGTAAAACGAATCACCTCCCAGTCGTCACCACTTAAAGAGCGAATTTTCGATTTTGCATCATCAGCATTATCGAAGTATACAAAGTCGATGTTATGACTATGATGAATTGGTAGGTTCCTACTTTTGTCAAATAAACATTTGATAAAAGTAGCAATTTCTTTATTGGTTCTTATTTTTTCAGATAACTGATATCTAATAATTCCATCAATATTATTGATCTTTTCATCAATATCTCTTCGTGCTTCGCTATCAGACAGCGTTTGTAGTTGGTCATAACAAAAAACGATTTTCCCATTACTACTTCTAATTCCTTCAATTGTATTGTTCAGTTGATTCTCATAAATCCGTTGTGCTTCATCAATGAAGACCGCATCATAGTCAGCAACATCACGTCTTCTTAAATCCCTTATTGGAACGATATCCCAGCCATCTCTAATTAGAGTCTGATGCCCTTCATTTAGATAACCACAGTGAACAATTAGTGGATTTTTAGTTTGCTTGTATTCTTTGACTATATCGTATGCTAATAGCGTTTTTCCTGTTCCAGCACTGCCAACCAACGAGATGAACTTAGCGTCAACATTACCCAACTCTCTAAGTATGTTTTTCTTAATATCTTCCTGTTGATTAGTTAGAAAGTATTTATCAGCAACAAATTTTTCTGTGGAATTAAACGGTGACACTAAGTAGTTCGAAGGATTGAACTCGTGGTCTAAGTTGGAGATCTTGGAAACAACCATCGGTGTTAGGATACCTATCAGCGTTTGAATATCACTCAGAGCTAAGTTTTCATCATCATCTAACAAATATACTTCACCTGTGCTCGAAACATACGTGAAATTATGTACACATTCTCTCAAGTAACTGAGATAGTACTTATTCCTCTTTAGTTGCTTCTCTATTTTTTCTACCGTGCTTTCTCTTTTCAACTCAATGTTTAAAACGTAGTCTTCACCCACTTTGAGTAAGTCAAACTCTTTACCAATTTGAGGGATCTTATAACCTACATAGAACTGACTAAGAAAACTAGGTTGTTGCAAGGTGCCACAGATCGATTCCACTAATTGCTTGAGATCTTCAATCTCTGCGTCTTTGATATCGATGTCATGGAAGTCTACAAAGCGTCGAAAGGCTTCTCCCTCTAAAGAATTGAATGCTTGAACTAGCGATAAGATGTTTATGTCTTTCATTAAGTATCCTACTAACCAACCAATAAGAAACACGTAGTTATGTGTGTGAACTTATATTCTTGAATTCACCAGACAAAAGCAAGCTTAACCAATAAGAGCATCATTGTTTGATTTTGACACATAACCCATTTTTGGGAAAAAACGAGTTAGTAAAGTCACCATAGCATAAGAGTTGGTTATCTAAATCACTATTGACCCGTCTAAAGCTTCACACTTTATAGTGGCTACATTGATTGAGAGGGCGCTTTCTGTGTTCCCTCCAAAGTAAGTAGAGAGACACTATGAAACGTTTAATTCTAAACATCACATTCTTGGTATTCATGACGCTTAGTAGCATGAATGCCATGGCACATGATTCAACGATTAAGTACGGTATTGCGATATCTCAAGATGGTGAGCAAATTGCGTATGGCAAAAGCGGGAGTGGGGATACAGCATTGATCTTTATTCATGGTTGGAGCTTAGACAGCAGGTTATGGCAAAGCCAAGTGAGTGAGTTTTCAAAGCAGTACCAAGTGCTCACTATGGACTTAGTAGGGCACGGTAACTCATCTTTTAATCGCGAAGAGTACACCATGGTTGCGTTCGCTGAAGACGTGAAAGCTGTCATCGAGAAAGAGCAACTCGAATCCGTCATTTTAGTCGGCCATTCAATGGCAGGTGGTGTGATTGCAGAAGCCGCTAAACTGATGCCGAAAAGAGTGAAGGGCATTATTGGTGTCGACACATCGCAAAACGTTGCACTAGCCTTTTCACAAAGTG is a window from the Vibrio splendidus genome containing:
- a CDS encoding alpha/beta fold hydrolase, translating into MKRLILNITFLVFMTLSSMNAMAHDSTIKYGIAISQDGEQIAYGKSGSGDTALIFIHGWSLDSRLWQSQVSEFSKQYQVLTMDLVGHGNSSFNREEYTMVAFAEDVKAVIEKEQLESVILVGHSMAGGVIAEAAKLMPKRVKGIIGVDTSQNVALAFSQSDLDAMTKPFEADFQAGVTIFVKDSLPKDVDADLLYWVTQDMASAPPAIAINQFRHYLGQYVTGQAHLVYENVNVPVILVNARLWPTDSETNKKHIKDYSIYYIEDSGHFPMLEQPQQFNTTLMKAVKSVK
- a CDS encoding DNA/RNA helicase domain-containing protein, producing the protein MKDINILSLVQAFNSLEGEAFRRFVDFHDIDIKDAEIEDLKQLVESICGTLQQPSFLSQFYVGYKIPQIGKEFDLLKVGEDYVLNIELKRESTVEKIEKQLKRNKYYLSYLRECVHNFTYVSSTGEVYLLDDDENLALSDIQTLIGILTPMVVSKISNLDHEFNPSNYLVSPFNSTEKFVADKYFLTNQQEDIKKNILRELGNVDAKFISLVGSAGTGKTLLAYDIVKEYKQTKNPLIVHCGYLNEGHQTLIRDGWDIVPIRDLRRRDVADYDAVFIDEAQRIYENQLNNTIEGIRSSNGKIVFCYDQLQTLSDSEARRDIDEKINNIDGIIRYQLSEKIRTNKEIATFIKCLFDKSRNLPIHHSHNIDFVYFDNADDAKSKIRSLSGDDWEVIRFTPSQYHNEHHEQYSNTTCQTSHGIIGQEFDNVAIVLDNLFYYSDSNVLDYRGRVYYNPIKMLFQNITRTRKKLKIVIINNQDLLERCMSILN